AAAAATCCGACTTTGTTGTGAGTCTCCCTGTACAGTATCACAATATCCAATCACGACTCACGGAATTGCAAAAACAACTTTCTAAAGAACAATCTCGCATTGGGCTTTTGGAAGATGCCAATCAAGAAGAAAACAAACTCAAAGAACTTCTTTTTGAAGGGGAACCACTATTCCCAGAGTTAGGTGAAGGTAAATTCACCAAACCAGAAATTTTAGAAAATAGCAAAGGCAATATCTCAAGCCTACTTGCAGAGCTTAAGAAAAAAGAAGTAGAGGGTGAAAATATCTTCTCTCTTGGAATGATGTTAAGTCCTGAAGAGTTCAAAGGGAAAATTGGATCTGTATCTACAGCTTCAATGAAACCAATTTCTGAAACCATGGTAAAAAGACTTCTTGGCGGTTAATTGGAATTAAAACGTTCCCTAAATACTTTTGATTCCATTTCCGTCCTATTCTCCTCCATGGTGGGATCAGGAATTTTTTTCACTTCTGGATATTTAATCAAAGAAACAGGAAATCTTTGGATTGTTCTTCTCTGTTGGATTGTCGGTGGAGTCCTTGCTCTCTCTGGATCCATCACTTATGCTTATGCAGCACGTCTTCTTCCCTTTGCTGGGGGAGATTATGTTTATCTAAAGGTTGCCTATTCACCTGCCATTGCCTTTATGAGTGGATGGTCCTCTTTACTTACTAATTTTTCTGCCTGTGTTTCTGTACTGGCACTTGCTTTTGGTAAGTATGTTCAAATTTTGTTTCCTGAAATTCCTGTTTGGGAATCATCCACTTTCACCTTGCTCGGGTTAGATTTACAAATTAGCTCCATTACCTTTATTGGAGTATTGCCCATAGTTTTTTTTAGCGGACTCAATTACTTTGGAATCAAATCAGCGGTTCGAGTGCAAAATGTATTTGCTGTATTAAAAATTACGGGTCTCCTTCTCTTTTTATCACTTGGGTTTTCCGTTGGAAATACCAACTGGTCTTATTTATGGAACTCTCCTTTTCCTAATCTTATGGAGCTTTCCTTTTATTCTAAAGTATTGATTGGGATTGTGCCTGTTTCCTTTTCTTATTTGGGTTGGAATATGATCACTTACATCGCAGAAGAAGTGAAAAATCCTGAGAAAACTATTGTTCGTTCTGCCATCACTGCTTGTTTTCTAGTGGCCGGACTGTATTTTGCAATCAACTTACTTTTTGTGATTTCTGCTCCGATTGAGGATCTTGCAGGACAAGATGGTATTGGAGCTATCGCCTTTCAAAAGTTATTTGGAGTGAATTATTCAATTCTCACCACTAGTTTTATTGCTTGGGTGATATTAGGATCGATGTCTG
The genomic region above belongs to Leptospira terpstrae serovar Hualin str. LT 11-33 = ATCC 700639 and contains:
- a CDS encoding LIC10415 family protein, with product MDVRLNRLLNSAEKLVQDKKDTKDVSSGKTGATVQKSDEKSDFVVSLPVQYHNIQSRLTELQKQLSKEQSRIGLLEDANQEENKLKELLFEGEPLFPELGEGKFTKPEILENSKGNISSLLAELKKKEVEGENIFSLGMMLSPEEFKGKIGSVSTASMKPISETMVKRLLGG
- a CDS encoding APC family permease, with protein sequence MELKRSLNTFDSISVLFSSMVGSGIFFTSGYLIKETGNLWIVLLCWIVGGVLALSGSITYAYAARLLPFAGGDYVYLKVAYSPAIAFMSGWSSLLTNFSACVSVLALAFGKYVQILFPEIPVWESSTFTLLGLDLQISSITFIGVLPIVFFSGLNYFGIKSAVRVQNVFAVLKITGLLLFLSLGFSVGNTNWSYLWNSPFPNLMELSFYSKVLIGIVPVSFSYLGWNMITYIAEEVKNPEKTIVRSAITACFLVAGLYFAINLLFVISAPIEDLAGQDGIGAIAFQKLFGVNYSILTTSFIAWVILGSMSAIECTRTSFTVLSQYILYIKMH